From a single Bacillus pumilus genomic region:
- a CDS encoding phytoene desaturase family protein — MKIIVIGAGPGGLAAAMMLQSKGHDVHIYEKQPFVGGRNSKFQLGDFTFDTGPTFLSMIHIAEELFTFAGKNLYDYIDVIELKEMYRLIFQDDQLDMIRDRDEMYRRLEAFAPGEGEGYVRFMNDTKRKMDRLTPILQSKMDRFHHYLRPKVLKALPQLSLNKSLYDVLSDYFSNESVKYAFTFQSKYLGMSPWECPGAFSILSFMEHDTGVFHPKGGVNQLSEAMAKAAVEAGATIHLSAGVEKLLTEGRKVKGIRLQSGEEVQADEVVVNGDFAYVMTKLVEPGLLKKYSEKKLKKKKFSCSTFMLYLGLDTMYEEPHHTIVFSDDYAAFVKGITKTYELPDDPSIYIQNASVTDDSLAPKGKSALYVLAPVANNQSGIDWETHQDEFRELVLDTLERKTGFKNVRQHIEVERIITPKQWEEDLYVYEGATFNLGHQLTQMMVLRPHNEFDELEHCWLVGGGTHPGSGLPTILESARITTNAILSKEKHTHKTMPHQEKGSAS, encoded by the coding sequence ATGAAAATCATTGTGATTGGAGCAGGACCAGGGGGACTTGCGGCAGCTATGATGCTTCAAAGCAAGGGACATGATGTTCATATATACGAAAAACAGCCCTTCGTTGGCGGGCGAAACTCTAAGTTTCAACTTGGTGATTTCACGTTTGATACGGGTCCTACCTTCCTCAGCATGATTCATATTGCAGAGGAGCTGTTCACCTTTGCTGGTAAAAATCTTTATGACTATATTGATGTAATTGAATTAAAAGAAATGTATAGATTGATTTTTCAAGACGATCAGCTGGATATGATTCGAGATCGTGACGAAATGTATAGACGGTTAGAAGCCTTTGCCCCTGGTGAGGGTGAAGGGTATGTACGATTTATGAACGATACAAAGCGTAAAATGGACCGACTTACACCGATTTTACAAAGTAAAATGGATCGTTTTCATCATTATTTGCGTCCAAAGGTGCTCAAAGCACTTCCACAGCTTTCATTAAATAAGAGTTTATATGATGTGCTGTCAGACTATTTTTCAAATGAATCAGTGAAATATGCCTTTACATTTCAATCGAAGTACTTAGGAATGTCGCCTTGGGAATGCCCTGGTGCTTTCTCCATTCTTTCGTTTATGGAACATGACACAGGTGTGTTTCATCCGAAGGGCGGTGTCAATCAGCTGTCTGAAGCGATGGCAAAAGCGGCGGTTGAAGCTGGAGCAACGATTCATCTATCAGCTGGCGTTGAAAAACTGCTGACGGAAGGCAGGAAAGTAAAAGGCATTCGCTTACAATCTGGGGAAGAAGTACAGGCAGATGAGGTTGTCGTAAATGGAGACTTTGCATATGTGATGACAAAGCTTGTAGAACCAGGCCTCTTGAAGAAATATAGCGAGAAAAAGTTAAAAAAGAAAAAATTCTCATGCTCTACCTTTATGCTTTATTTAGGATTAGATACCATGTATGAGGAGCCTCATCATACCATCGTTTTTTCTGATGATTATGCTGCATTTGTTAAAGGTATAACAAAAACATATGAGCTGCCAGATGATCCGTCCATTTATATCCAAAATGCAAGTGTCACAGATGACTCACTTGCGCCAAAAGGAAAGTCAGCTCTTTATGTGCTCGCACCTGTTGCCAACAATCAAAGCGGTATTGACTGGGAAACGCATCAAGATGAATTCAGAGAGCTTGTGCTAGATACACTGGAGCGAAAAACCGGTTTTAAGAATGTCAGGCAGCATATAGAAGTCGAGCGGATCATCACGCCGAAGCAATGGGAAGAAGATCTTTACGTATATGAAGGAGCTACATTTAACCTTGGCCACCAACTGACGCAGATGATGGTTCTAAGACCGCATAATGAATTTGATGAATTGGAGCACTGCTGGCTCGTAGGAGGAGGAACGCACCCAGGAAGCGGGCTGCCAACCATTTTAGAATCAGCACGTATCACAACAAATGCCATTCTTTCAAAAGAGAAACATACGCACAAAACAATGCCGCATCAAGAAAAGGGGAGCGCCTCATGA
- a CDS encoding phytoene desaturase family protein: MKKHILIAGGGIGGMISALYLKRAGHDVTLVEKNERLGGRLAFVREKGYKVDEGPTIVLLPDMLRSILQEVGIDESSLDLLQLDPLYTIQYQDGTSYTKYSDALRQLEEIRRVFPKEDQGFLRFMEEMTDRFQEGQQAFLEKSFHEKRTFFTKANMKILMKLKAYRTVQSALKKYFSDERLRDAYALQTLYVGGNPYEASAIYSLVSYSEHAHGIYYLKGGYASLVDILEGQLIKMGVHIRKNEEVTQLEFEGKRAVRANVSDNPIAADAFVINGDYPATLKQLGLDEQDRRKYVPSSGCVMVYLGLNKMYHDAPVHQFFMGEQFHQHMKEVFQTKKIPQDPSFYTFNPSIIDPSLAPEGCSVLYMLIPVPSGDHINWEEETDFIENMLERLEKRGFRGLRESIVWKKVRTPNDSLREGLFEGGSFGLAPNLFQSGVFRPQVKVAESDNLYAVGASIHPGGGVPIVMQSAKLMASVLLKDLNDRKEVKLSG, encoded by the coding sequence ATGAAAAAACACATATTGATTGCAGGTGGCGGTATCGGCGGAATGATCTCAGCGCTCTATTTAAAAAGAGCTGGACATGATGTCACGCTTGTTGAAAAAAATGAGCGACTCGGCGGAAGACTTGCTTTTGTACGTGAGAAAGGATATAAAGTAGATGAAGGTCCGACCATTGTCCTACTACCGGATATGTTAAGAAGTATTTTACAAGAGGTTGGAATTGATGAATCATCACTTGATCTCTTACAGCTTGATCCGCTGTATACAATTCAATATCAAGATGGAACCTCCTACACGAAGTACTCTGATGCACTTCGTCAGCTAGAGGAAATCAGACGTGTTTTTCCAAAGGAAGATCAAGGATTTCTAAGGTTTATGGAAGAAATGACGGACCGATTTCAAGAAGGGCAGCAAGCCTTTTTAGAGAAATCCTTTCATGAAAAACGTACATTTTTTACAAAAGCAAATATGAAGATTTTAATGAAATTAAAGGCGTATCGAACGGTTCAAAGTGCTCTGAAAAAGTATTTCTCAGACGAGCGCCTGCGAGATGCATATGCCCTTCAAACCCTCTATGTCGGAGGGAACCCGTATGAAGCTTCTGCAATTTATTCGCTTGTTTCATATAGTGAGCATGCCCATGGAATCTACTATTTAAAAGGTGGCTATGCAAGCTTAGTAGATATATTGGAAGGGCAGCTCATTAAAATGGGTGTTCATATCAGAAAAAATGAAGAAGTCACGCAACTGGAGTTTGAGGGAAAGCGGGCGGTCAGAGCAAATGTCAGTGACAACCCTATAGCAGCGGATGCTTTTGTGATCAACGGAGATTATCCAGCTACGTTAAAACAGCTTGGTTTAGATGAACAAGATCGGCGAAAATACGTGCCCTCTTCTGGCTGTGTGATGGTGTATCTCGGGTTAAACAAGATGTACCATGATGCACCTGTTCATCAATTTTTTATGGGAGAGCAATTTCATCAGCATATGAAAGAGGTTTTTCAAACGAAGAAGATCCCTCAAGATCCGTCGTTCTATACTTTTAATCCATCGATCATTGATCCATCTCTTGCCCCAGAAGGCTGTAGTGTTTTATATATGCTCATTCCTGTTCCTTCAGGAGATCATATCAACTGGGAAGAGGAGACGGATTTTATAGAGAACATGTTGGAGCGTCTTGAGAAAAGAGGCTTTCGGGGATTGAGAGAGTCGATTGTCTGGAAAAAAGTCAGAACACCAAACGATTCCTTGCGAGAAGGATTGTTTGAAGGCGGCAGCTTTGGACTTGCGCCGAACTTATTTCAATCAGGTGTTTTCCGTCCGCAAGTGAAGGTAGCAGAAAGCGATAATCTTTATGCAGTAGGTGCTTCCATTCATCCTGGCGGTGGGGTGCCGATCGTCATGCAAAGTGCGAAGCTGATGGCTTCCGTACTACTTAAAGATTTGAACGACAGAAAGGAAGTGAAGCTAAGTGGTTGA
- a CDS encoding serine O-acetyltransferase: protein MILTKHDLHHYLAQDKKALAITRKRPKWFGDDIWKYQRILRKYEYYSNSGTTLRKWFYRYLHKKKGMQLGFDIPIGVFGPGLRINHTGLLIVNKHAKIGAFCDIHQGVNIGQNHHEKDVPTIGDHVWIGPGAKLFGDIYIAHHISIGANAVVNRSFHEEKIVIAGVPAQKVKEKSPSS from the coding sequence ATGATTTTAACGAAGCACGATCTTCACCACTACTTGGCGCAGGATAAGAAAGCATTAGCCATCACGCGCAAAAGACCTAAATGGTTTGGGGATGATATATGGAAATACCAAAGGATTTTACGAAAATATGAATACTATTCTAATAGCGGTACTACACTACGAAAATGGTTTTATCGTTATTTACATAAAAAGAAAGGCATGCAGCTTGGATTTGATATTCCGATTGGTGTCTTTGGCCCAGGCCTTAGAATCAATCATACGGGTCTCTTAATTGTGAATAAGCATGCTAAAATTGGGGCATTTTGTGATATTCATCAAGGGGTGAATATTGGGCAAAACCATCATGAAAAGGATGTGCCAACCATTGGAGATCATGTATGGATTGGTCCTGGCGCTAAGCTGTTTGGGGATATCTATATTGCGCACCATATTTCAATCGGAGCAAATGCCGTTGTAAACCGATCCTTTCACGAGGAGAAGATTGTTATTGCAGGTGTGCCGGCACAAAAGGTAAAAGAAAAAAGCCCTTCCTCATGA
- a CDS encoding phytoene/squalene synthase family protein codes for MVDVQTALKVCEETIQTHSKTFYRAFSMLPKKKRQAVWAVYSFCRRADDIVDESPSPKEELASFRETFDRFLHGEVDRNDPMWVALEHTFQEFRMDEAPFRDLLQGQEMDLEQHRYETLDELLIYSYHVASTVGLMLLPIIAPRKKEQLKEAAISLGIGMQLTNILRDIGEDKAERDRIYLPKQVMDQFGYTEQQLQEGIVNQAFQHVWEYIAFEAEAYYEEFFDHLHEFPLYSRIPVKAAAHFYKAILDKTRENEYRVFTKRSFISNQEKALILEDIT; via the coding sequence GTGGTTGATGTACAAACAGCATTGAAAGTGTGTGAAGAGACGATTCAAACCCATTCCAAAACATTTTACCGTGCTTTTTCCATGCTGCCTAAAAAGAAAAGACAGGCTGTCTGGGCTGTGTATTCCTTTTGCCGGAGAGCAGATGACATTGTAGATGAGTCTCCCTCGCCAAAAGAAGAACTGGCCTCCTTTCGAGAGACGTTTGATCGATTTTTACATGGTGAGGTAGACCGGAATGATCCTATGTGGGTGGCGCTAGAACATACATTTCAAGAGTTTCGTATGGATGAAGCTCCGTTCCGTGATTTGCTCCAAGGACAGGAGATGGATTTAGAGCAGCACCGGTATGAAACGTTAGATGAACTGCTCATTTACTCCTATCATGTCGCTAGTACCGTTGGACTCATGCTACTTCCCATTATTGCACCGCGTAAAAAAGAGCAGCTGAAAGAAGCAGCCATTTCATTAGGGATTGGTATGCAGCTGACCAACATTCTTCGTGACATTGGCGAGGATAAGGCTGAAAGAGACCGTATTTATTTGCCAAAGCAAGTCATGGATCAATTTGGATATACAGAGCAACAACTGCAAGAAGGCATTGTCAATCAAGCATTTCAGCACGTATGGGAGTACATTGCGTTTGAGGCGGAGGCATACTACGAGGAGTTTTTTGACCATCTTCATGAATTCCCGCTGTATTCACGTATACCAGTGAAAGCAGCTGCTCACTTTTATAAAGCCATTTTAGATAAAACAAGAGAAAATGAATACCGCGTGTTTACAAAGCGGTCATTTATTTCGAACCAAGAAAAAGCACTTATTTTAGAAGATATTACGTAA
- a CDS encoding AraC family transcriptional regulator: MDRFITFTVPPFPVYIASGKGVFHQGERHISRTFTVFDLLYVTKGELWMTEDEAAYHVKEGDYIILSPGLSHAGHMPCKEETHYEWLHFSIEPFELTNRPREHWFDMKQNQATFEKPATYEFSLPRIGKVKGRNMFEKHLSAMRVLNDNASELPLKKQLLFEELLIHLQKEAFHIPTAKENVASEVIQYLEHHFMKKLQMEELAEQLHYHPDYMTRCMQTVYGLTPNQYINRLKVEKAKTMLASTNDKIAAIAEQVGIDDPTYFSKLFRQNEGMTPIEYRHLAKRTTK, encoded by the coding sequence ATGGATCGATTTATTACATTTACTGTACCGCCGTTTCCCGTATATATTGCTTCAGGTAAAGGTGTATTTCATCAAGGAGAAAGACATATTTCAAGAACCTTCACTGTGTTCGATCTTCTCTATGTCACAAAGGGTGAACTATGGATGACAGAGGACGAAGCCGCTTATCATGTAAAAGAAGGAGATTATATCATTCTCTCACCAGGCTTGTCTCATGCGGGACACATGCCTTGCAAAGAAGAAACTCACTATGAGTGGCTGCATTTCTCAATTGAACCATTTGAGTTGACGAATCGCCCAAGAGAACACTGGTTTGATATGAAACAAAATCAAGCCACCTTTGAAAAGCCGGCAACATATGAATTTAGCCTGCCTCGTATAGGAAAAGTGAAAGGAAGAAATATGTTCGAAAAGCATCTTTCAGCGATGCGAGTGCTAAATGATAACGCCTCTGAACTCCCGCTGAAAAAACAGCTTCTGTTCGAGGAACTGCTCATTCATTTGCAAAAAGAAGCATTTCATATTCCAACTGCAAAGGAAAACGTCGCCTCAGAAGTGATTCAATATCTTGAGCATCATTTTATGAAGAAACTGCAAATGGAGGAGCTGGCAGAGCAGCTACACTATCATCCTGATTACATGACAAGATGTATGCAGACGGTGTATGGACTTACGCCAAACCAATACATCAATCGTCTCAAGGTCGAAAAAGCGAAAACCATGCTTGCCTCAACGAATGATAAAATCGCAGCTATTGCAGAACAAGTAGGCATTGACGACCCTACTTATTTCTCTAAGCTGTTTCGACAAAACGAAGGCATGACACCGATCGAGTACCGTCATTTAGCAAAAAGAACGACAAAGTAA
- a CDS encoding aspartate aminotransferase family protein produces the protein MSIKTVSKNQQFLEQQSQRESNARSYPRRFPLAMQKAEGMIVTDADGREFYDCLAGAGTLALGHNHPVVIEAIERMLHEKRPLHTLDITSEIKEEFVNEIFSHLPEEFAKRAKIQFCGPTGGDAIEAAMKLVKTATGNRSILSFHGAYHGATHGTMSLSGNLSPKERVQGLIPDVHFMPYPYEYRCPFGIGGKDSHRISSSYIERVLNDPESGILPPAGMIFEAVQGEGGSIPASIEWMKEMRRITKEKGIPLIIDEVQSGIGRTGKMFAFEHAGIVPDVIVLSKAIGGSLPLSVVIYDQDLDQWNPGAHIGTFRGNQMAMAAGTATLKFIKENNLLDHVERLGDRMQAHLKDIQKQVPALGDVRGRGLMIGVEVVNPNEKQDVDGSYPANPELASLIQKNCFDKGLIVETGGRFGSVIRFLPPLIMTEEQLEKVIAIFKEAVYDAIN, from the coding sequence ATGTCCATCAAAACCGTTTCTAAAAATCAGCAATTTTTAGAGCAGCAAAGTCAAAGAGAATCGAATGCAAGGTCTTACCCGAGACGGTTCCCATTAGCCATGCAAAAAGCCGAGGGTATGATCGTGACAGATGCGGATGGCAGAGAGTTTTATGACTGTCTGGCAGGTGCAGGAACACTTGCACTTGGTCACAATCATCCAGTTGTTATAGAAGCTATTGAACGTATGCTTCATGAAAAAAGACCGTTGCATACGCTGGACATAACCTCAGAAATTAAAGAAGAATTTGTGAATGAAATTTTTTCACACTTACCAGAAGAGTTTGCAAAAAGAGCGAAAATTCAATTTTGCGGGCCAACTGGTGGTGATGCCATAGAAGCAGCAATGAAATTAGTCAAGACAGCGACAGGGAATCGTTCCATTCTTTCATTCCATGGTGCTTATCACGGTGCGACACACGGCACGATGTCATTAAGTGGAAATTTATCTCCGAAGGAAAGAGTGCAAGGATTAATACCTGATGTTCATTTCATGCCATATCCATATGAATATCGCTGCCCGTTTGGAATTGGGGGTAAAGACTCTCACCGCATTTCAAGTTCTTATATCGAGCGCGTATTAAATGACCCTGAAAGTGGTATTCTTCCGCCTGCAGGTATGATCTTTGAAGCAGTGCAAGGTGAGGGAGGCTCTATTCCAGCATCTATTGAATGGATGAAAGAAATGAGAAGAATCACAAAAGAAAAAGGCATTCCTCTCATTATTGATGAGGTTCAATCAGGCATTGGCCGAACAGGTAAGATGTTTGCATTTGAACATGCAGGAATTGTGCCCGACGTCATTGTGCTGTCAAAAGCCATTGGTGGCAGCCTGCCGCTTTCAGTTGTGATTTATGATCAAGATTTAGATCAATGGAATCCAGGAGCACACATTGGGACATTTAGAGGGAATCAAATGGCGATGGCTGCCGGAACTGCTACGCTTAAATTTATCAAAGAAAATAACCTGCTTGATCATGTAGAACGGTTAGGAGATCGTATGCAGGCGCATCTAAAAGACATCCAAAAACAAGTCCCTGCTCTCGGTGATGTGAGAGGCAGAGGTTTAATGATTGGTGTTGAAGTAGTCAATCCAAATGAGAAACAGGATGTGGACGGAAGTTATCCAGCGAATCCTGAGCTGGCTAGTCTCATTCAAAAGAATTGCTTCGATAAAGGTTTAATTGTGGAGACAGGAGGTCGTTTTGGAAGTGTGATTCGCTTCTTACCGCCACTCATTATGACAGAAGAACAGCTAGAAAAAGTCATCGCTATTTTTAAAGAGGCCGTGTACGATGCAATCAACTAA
- a CDS encoding MATE family efflux transporter: protein MKPQSLPIQKVQAKGKKTHPSLFTLTWPIFIEISLYMLMGSADTLMLSQYSDNSVAAVGVSNQLLNLMIVMFSFITTGTTIVIAQLLGANRKQEAAQVAYVSLGTNFLISFVISLVMFMLAVPILHMMGLSSELMPDAAVFLQIVGLLSFIQALIMTYSAILKSYGYTRDTMYVTIGMNILNVAGNYLVIFGPFGFPVLGVMGVAFSTSLSRMIGLMAMIFIVRRRIGLRFSLKKMFHIQRTHLKKLLKIGIPSAGEQLSYNGSQMIITLFITFMGTQALAAKVYTQNVMMFIMLFGAAISQGTQILIGRHIGAKEFDAAYHRCMKSLYWAIAISLLSSTALSLSSTHVLAFFTSNSEIIQIASLLLLLTIILEPGRSFNMVIINSLRAAGDAKFPVYMAMISMWGIGLPIAYLLGIQFEMGLIGVWISFIVDEWVRGIFMYRRWRSRVWTEHRFSST from the coding sequence ATGAAACCTCAATCATTGCCTATTCAAAAGGTTCAAGCGAAGGGTAAAAAAACCCATCCTTCATTATTTACATTAACTTGGCCTATTTTTATTGAAATCTCTTTATATATGCTCATGGGAAGCGCGGATACACTCATGCTCAGCCAATATTCCGATAACAGTGTTGCCGCAGTGGGTGTCAGTAACCAGCTCCTGAATTTAATGATTGTGATGTTCAGTTTCATTACAACAGGAACGACGATTGTGATTGCCCAGCTTTTAGGAGCGAACCGTAAGCAGGAAGCGGCTCAAGTCGCCTATGTCTCACTTGGAACCAACTTCTTGATTAGCTTTGTCATTAGTCTCGTCATGTTTATGTTAGCCGTTCCTATTTTACACATGATGGGCTTATCAAGTGAGCTCATGCCGGATGCGGCGGTATTTTTACAAATTGTTGGCCTGCTTTCTTTTATTCAAGCGCTCATTATGACGTATAGTGCTATTTTAAAAAGCTATGGTTATACAAGAGATACGATGTATGTCACCATTGGAATGAACATACTAAACGTTGCTGGTAACTATTTGGTCATTTTCGGGCCATTTGGCTTTCCTGTATTAGGTGTAATGGGTGTTGCCTTTTCAACCTCACTTTCTCGAATGATCGGGTTAATGGCCATGATCTTTATTGTACGCCGCCGAATCGGATTACGCTTTTCACTGAAGAAAATGTTTCACATACAGCGGACACATTTAAAAAAGCTGCTGAAAATCGGTATTCCTTCTGCTGGAGAACAGCTTTCTTATAACGGCTCTCAAATGATCATTACACTGTTTATTACATTTATGGGGACGCAGGCGTTAGCAGCAAAGGTCTATACTCAAAATGTCATGATGTTCATTATGTTGTTTGGTGCTGCGATTAGCCAAGGGACACAAATTTTAATCGGGCGCCATATTGGGGCGAAAGAATTCGATGCTGCGTATCACAGGTGCATGAAAAGTTTATACTGGGCCATCGCCATCTCTCTTCTTTCTTCCACTGCTTTATCTTTATCATCGACGCATGTGCTTGCTTTCTTCACTAGCAACAGCGAGATCATTCAAATTGCCAGTCTTCTTCTTTTATTGACGATCATTTTGGAGCCGGGTCGTTCTTTTAATATGGTCATTATTAATTCCTTGCGGGCTGCTGGCGACGCGAAGTTTCCAGTGTATATGGCGATGATTTCAATGTGGGGCATCGGGCTTCCGATCGCTTATTTGTTAGGCATTCAGTTTGAGATGGGTCTCATTGGGGTTTGGATTTCTTTTATCGTGGATGAATGGGTAAGAGGCATCTTCATGTATAGACGGTGGCGTTCAAGGGTATGGACGGAGCATCGCTTTTCTTCCACGTAA
- a CDS encoding GNAT family N-acetyltransferase, with protein MKRVKEELVSIRPLNEADLEKVWHLRFKASDQSYRKWNAPYFHEQEIPLAAFKRQYLRDTSIPPKLYGIEIDGEIKGTVSYYWENERTRWLECGILIYDSHFWSGGVGTKALSLWIDELFAHIDIPRIGLTTWSGNERMMRCAEKCGFVLEGRLRKVRYYQGEYYDSMRYGMLREEWQSLPRHNDESF; from the coding sequence ATGAAAAGAGTCAAGGAAGAGCTTGTGAGCATTCGTCCATTAAACGAAGCCGATTTAGAGAAGGTATGGCATTTAAGATTCAAAGCTTCAGACCAGTCCTATCGAAAGTGGAATGCCCCATATTTTCATGAACAAGAGATTCCGCTTGCTGCATTTAAAAGACAATACTTGCGGGATACATCCATTCCCCCAAAGCTATATGGCATTGAAATAGATGGTGAAATCAAAGGCACGGTGTCTTATTATTGGGAGAATGAACGTACACGATGGCTTGAATGCGGCATTCTTATATATGACTCACATTTTTGGAGTGGAGGCGTTGGAACAAAAGCATTGAGTTTATGGATCGATGAGCTATTTGCCCATATTGATATTCCTCGAATTGGTCTAACCACATGGTCAGGAAATGAACGCATGATGCGGTGCGCGGAGAAATGCGGATTTGTTCTTGAGGGGAGACTGCGAAAGGTTCGTTACTATCAAGGAGAATATTATGATTCGATGCGCTATGGGATGCTGAGAGAGGAATGGCAAAGCCTCCCGCGCCACAATGATGAATCATTTTAG
- a CDS encoding pyridoxal phosphate-dependent decarboxylase family protein: MQSTKTSVDSLFINQSQLGRESFQAALHTSIDSLLGQLEQGTGPYSGILPGKLAASVESLFQFQPSGESIESVFRDIKEHLLPHLIDVSHPKCLAHLHCPPLIPALAAEVMVSSFNQSMDSFDQSGIASLVEEEILKWLCAKFSYGDLADGTFTSGGTQSNYMGLLLARDAFCQKTWQWNVQQKGLPGEAHRMRILCSKNAHFTVKKSASQLGLGEQAVVLVETDEHHRMDLDDLKKQMAELKEQNLLPFAVVATCGTTDFGSIDPVRDVSDLVKPYGLWIHADAAYGGALVLSEIYRSKLDGIELADSITIDFHKQFYQPISCGAFLLKDKRHFGLIDYHADYLNPKEDELDGILHLVNKSVQTTRRFDALKLLLSLRLIGEDGFGDIIDHTIHFAKDVATLIEINDHLEVINREPEINAVVFRFKDEHRADEINKIIHRTLFKTGKAVIAKTVVDGRTCLKFTLLNPRTTITHIEEILSDIVDIGIAHIQSGRVLR, from the coding sequence ATGCAATCAACTAAAACTTCTGTTGATTCATTATTTATAAATCAAAGCCAGCTTGGGAGAGAATCCTTCCAAGCGGCTCTTCATACATCTATCGATAGCTTACTTGGTCAGCTGGAACAAGGTACAGGACCATACAGCGGAATATTGCCTGGGAAATTAGCGGCTAGTGTCGAATCGTTATTCCAGTTTCAACCGTCTGGTGAATCCATTGAATCTGTCTTTCGAGATATAAAAGAGCATCTTTTGCCGCATTTGATCGATGTATCACATCCTAAATGCTTGGCACATCTACATTGCCCGCCGCTCATTCCTGCACTTGCCGCAGAGGTGATGGTGAGTTCCTTTAACCAATCAATGGATTCCTTTGATCAAAGCGGTATTGCTTCTTTGGTTGAGGAGGAAATTCTTAAGTGGCTATGTGCGAAGTTTTCTTATGGTGATCTAGCAGATGGCACATTTACGAGCGGCGGAACCCAGTCTAACTATATGGGGCTACTTTTGGCGAGAGATGCCTTCTGTCAAAAGACATGGCAGTGGAACGTTCAGCAGAAAGGCTTACCAGGCGAAGCTCATCGCATGAGGATTCTTTGCTCTAAAAATGCTCACTTTACTGTGAAAAAATCTGCATCCCAGCTAGGTTTAGGGGAGCAGGCAGTCGTATTGGTCGAAACGGATGAGCACCATCGAATGGACCTTGATGATCTAAAAAAGCAGATGGCTGAGTTGAAGGAGCAGAACTTGCTGCCTTTCGCGGTAGTAGCCACTTGTGGGACAACGGATTTTGGCAGTATTGACCCAGTTCGTGATGTGTCTGACCTTGTTAAGCCATACGGTTTATGGATTCATGCAGATGCTGCCTACGGCGGAGCACTTGTATTAAGTGAAATCTATCGAAGTAAATTAGACGGGATTGAGCTTGCGGATTCAATCACGATCGACTTTCATAAACAATTTTATCAACCGATATCCTGCGGGGCATTTTTACTAAAGGATAAAAGACATTTTGGTTTGATCGATTATCATGCAGACTATCTGAATCCAAAGGAAGATGAACTCGATGGTATTCTACATCTCGTCAATAAATCTGTCCAAACGACGCGCCGATTTGATGCTTTGAAATTACTTCTCTCTCTTCGTCTAATTGGAGAAGACGGTTTTGGCGACATCATTGACCATACCATTCATTTTGCGAAAGATGTGGCTACGCTTATTGAGATCAATGATCACCTTGAAGTCATCAACCGAGAGCCAGAAATCAATGCAGTTGTCTTCCGATTTAAGGATGAGCACCGAGCGGATGAGATTAATAAAATCATTCATCGGACATTATTCAAAACAGGAAAAGCTGTCATTGCGAAAACAGTGGTTGATGGCCGAACATGCTTAAAATTCACTTTGTTAAATCCGAGAACGACAATCACACATATTGAGGAAATCCTTTCTGACATCGTTGATATCGGGATCGCTCATATTCAATCCGGGAGGGTACTACGTTGA